A window of the Trueperaceae bacterium genome harbors these coding sequences:
- the cas4 gene encoding CRISPR-associated protein Cas4: MDDPIPISALQHFLYCPRQCALIHLEQSYSENIYTLRGNRVHEKVHESGSEALAGVRVERALPLYSDALGLTGVADVVEFLEDGTPYPVEYKAGARKARVADEVQLCAQAMCLEEMLRIPVPEGSIYYDRSRRRRIVAFTDELRTRVVSTSQEVRKLLDSDAVPPPLADERCESCSLSETCMPTEIVDWRNRFTDPFKVVDPS; encoded by the coding sequence ATGGATGACCCGATCCCGATCTCTGCACTGCAGCACTTCCTTTACTGTCCTCGTCAGTGCGCTCTCATTCACCTCGAGCAGTCGTACTCGGAGAACATCTACACGCTGCGTGGCAACCGGGTGCACGAGAAGGTTCACGAGTCGGGTTCCGAAGCCCTTGCTGGCGTCAGAGTAGAGCGCGCTTTGCCGCTCTACTCTGACGCGCTCGGTTTGACTGGGGTAGCAGACGTTGTCGAGTTCCTAGAGGATGGCACGCCGTATCCAGTTGAGTACAAGGCCGGGGCGCGCAAGGCACGGGTCGCTGACGAGGTTCAGCTCTGTGCTCAGGCCATGTGTCTTGAAGAGATGCTAAGGATCCCTGTGCCTGAAGGCAGCATCTACTACGATCGCTCGCGCCGGCGGCGCATCGTCGCGTTCACCGATGAACTCCGCACTAGAGTCGTTTCCACGAGCCAGGAAGTCAGGAAGCTACTCGACTCAGACGCGGTGCCGCCACCTCTGGCCGACGAGCGGTGTGAGTCGTGCTCGCTCTCCGAGACCTGCATGCCAACCGAGATCGTCGATTGGAGGAATCGGTTCACGGATCCCTTCAAGGTAGTCGATCCGTCATGA
- the cas1c gene encoding type I-C CRISPR-associated endonuclease Cas1c produces the protein MTQLLNTMFVQTQGSYLRLDHDTVKIEVGGEHRLQVPLHHLSGLVVFGNVLLSPFLIHRFAADGRSIVWLTESGRFKGRLTPPTTGNVLLRRAQHAALDDVQTSLSIARNTVAGKIQNARTTLLRSARDLKGTAEEGGLRGAAEVHADAIRRLSGARYTDELLGLEGDAARAYFAVFHSMIRNSDETFEFRGRSRRPPLDATNALLSFLYGVLRNDCVSALESVGLDPQIGFLHALRPGRPALALDLMEELRAPLVDRLVLTLINLRQVGPGGFKQRPGGAVELDEATRKKVIVAYQERKRVEVSHPVLKKAIPMGLVPHIQARLLARHLRGDIPEYPPYLFR, from the coding sequence ATGACGCAATTGCTGAACACCATGTTCGTGCAGACCCAGGGCAGCTACCTTCGACTCGATCACGACACGGTCAAGATCGAGGTGGGTGGTGAGCATCGGCTTCAGGTGCCATTGCATCATTTGAGCGGGTTAGTTGTGTTTGGCAACGTGTTACTGAGCCCGTTCTTGATTCATAGGTTCGCTGCAGACGGTCGATCGATCGTTTGGCTCACGGAGAGTGGTCGGTTCAAGGGGCGCCTCACGCCACCGACCACGGGTAATGTCCTGCTCCGTAGGGCCCAGCATGCTGCCCTTGACGACGTGCAGACATCACTTTCGATCGCCAGGAACACCGTGGCAGGCAAGATCCAGAACGCGCGCACGACGCTACTTCGAAGCGCGAGGGACCTGAAGGGTACTGCAGAGGAGGGGGGCTTGCGTGGTGCCGCTGAGGTCCATGCGGACGCAATTCGACGCTTGTCGGGCGCTAGATACACCGATGAACTTCTTGGGCTCGAGGGCGACGCTGCTCGAGCATACTTCGCGGTGTTCCACTCGATGATCAGGAATTCAGATGAGACTTTCGAGTTCCGGGGAAGGAGCCGGCGCCCGCCTCTCGATGCGACCAATGCTCTTCTCTCGTTCCTGTACGGCGTGCTCCGTAACGACTGCGTCTCCGCGCTTGAAAGCGTGGGGTTAGACCCGCAGATCGGCTTCCTACACGCTTTGCGGCCCGGGCGGCCGGCGCTCGCGCTGGACCTGATGGAGGAGCTACGAGCACCACTCGTAGACCGGCTGGTCCTCACGCTTATAAACCTGAGACAGGTCGGCCCAGGAGGCTTCAAACAACGTCCAGGTGGTGCAGTGGAGCTTGACGAGGCCACGCGAAAGAAGGTGATCGTTGCCTACCAGGAGCGCAAACGGGTGGAAGTGAGTCATCCAGTCCTGAAGAAGGCGATTCCAATGGGACTAGTTCCGCATATTCAGGCACGTCTGCTGGCACGGCATTTGCGTGGTGACATCCCGGAGTATCCTCCCTACCTATTCAGGTAG
- the cas2 gene encoding CRISPR-associated endonuclease Cas2: MNVLVAYDVNTESKAGRRRLAKVAQTCKAFGQRVQFSVFECRVDESLYEDLIAKLSKIINPASDSLRVYKLRGDREDYLEHFGLDRYVDFDDPLVV; encoded by the coding sequence ATGAACGTTCTTGTTGCTTACGACGTCAATACTGAATCGAAGGCGGGACGGCGACGGCTCGCTAAGGTGGCTCAGACTTGCAAAGCCTTCGGTCAGCGGGTTCAGTTCTCAGTGTTTGAGTGTCGAGTCGACGAATCGCTCTACGAGGACCTCATAGCGAAGTTGTCGAAGATCATCAATCCAGCCAGCGATAGCCTGCGTGTTTACAAGCTTCGAGGCGATCGCGAAGACTACCTCGAGCATTTCGGGTTGGATCGTTACGTCGACTTCGACGACCCGTTGGTAGTTTAG
- a CDS encoding IclR family transcriptional regulator: protein MTETTQSENGSQYQLQTLMRGAAVLDLLADNDHLTLKQVATSLELDTTTAYRLLKTWASAGYLDYDSTTKRYHAGVGLLRLASKSHTSSGLPDVEARLRTINRKVEQTTSFSVLAGRFVLYVARVVANRALMYQVEIGKTLPAYATSSGHVLLAHVPHDKLLELFPDEELMGFTDQTVRSRTELLASLAAVREQGYAVNRGQLGASVAAVAVPARDAAGEVVGAFSIAGPGQHFTSDDIYRRYLPALLEAAREAVKVVR from the coding sequence TTGATGCGCGGCGCCGCGGTCCTCGACCTACTGGCCGACAACGACCACCTGACCCTCAAGCAGGTGGCCACGAGCCTGGAGCTAGACACTACGACCGCCTACCGCCTCCTGAAGACGTGGGCGAGCGCGGGCTACCTGGACTACGACTCGACCACGAAGCGCTACCACGCCGGCGTCGGCCTCCTGCGCCTCGCGAGCAAGTCCCACACGAGCTCCGGCCTCCCCGACGTCGAGGCACGGCTCAGGACCATCAACCGCAAGGTCGAACAGACGACGAGCTTCAGCGTGCTGGCCGGGCGCTTCGTCCTCTACGTGGCGCGCGTGGTCGCCAACCGCGCGCTCATGTACCAGGTCGAGATCGGCAAGACCCTGCCGGCGTACGCCACGTCCTCCGGCCACGTCCTCCTGGCGCACGTGCCCCACGACAAGCTCCTCGAGCTCTTCCCCGACGAGGAGCTCATGGGCTTCACGGACCAGACCGTCCGCAGCCGCACCGAGCTGCTGGCCTCGCTCGCCGCCGTCCGCGAGCAGGGCTACGCGGTCAACCGCGGCCAACTGGGCGCCAGCGTGGCCGCCGTGGCAGTGCCGGCCAGGGACGCCGCCGGCGAGGTCGTCGGGGCGTTCTCCATCGCCGGGCCCGGGCAGCATTTCACCAGCGACGACATCTACCGGCGGTACCTGCCGGCGTTGCTGGAGGCGGCTCGGGAGGCGGTGAAGGTGGTGAGGTAG